Proteins encoded within one genomic window of Leptolyngbya sp. SIO1E4:
- a CDS encoding DevA family ABC transporter ATP-binding protein, with protein MTPQPVVTVRHLNHAFGKGELRKPVLFDVDLDICAGEIVLLTGPSGSGKTTLLTLIAGLRSLQEGSVKVLGQELFGASKAQLVQVRNQIGFIFQAHNLLACLTAQQNVGMSLRLHPQLSLEARIDHSKTMLESVGMGDRVDYYPDSLSGGQKQRVAIARALVSEPKIVLADEPTAALDSKSGRDVVDIMQRLAKQQSCTILLVTHDTRILDIADRIVHMEDGRLARDTALISSE; from the coding sequence ATGACTCCCCAACCTGTCGTCACCGTCCGCCATCTCAACCATGCCTTTGGCAAGGGTGAATTGCGGAAGCCAGTTTTGTTTGATGTGGATTTAGATATCTGTGCGGGGGAAATTGTGCTGTTAACCGGCCCCTCTGGCAGTGGCAAAACCACCCTGCTGACGTTGATTGCAGGGCTGCGATCGCTGCAGGAGGGCAGTGTCAAAGTCTTGGGACAAGAACTCTTCGGGGCGAGCAAGGCGCAACTAGTGCAGGTTCGCAACCAGATTGGCTTTATCTTTCAGGCCCACAATTTATTGGCTTGCTTAACGGCTCAGCAAAATGTGGGCATGTCGCTGCGGTTACATCCACAGCTATCCCTTGAGGCCCGCATCGATCACTCAAAAACCATGCTGGAGTCGGTGGGCATGGGCGATCGCGTCGATTACTACCCCGATAGCCTCTCTGGGGGGCAAAAGCAGCGGGTGGCGATCGCCCGTGCCCTGGTCAGCGAGCCCAAAATTGTCCTGGCTGATGAACCCACGGCCGCGCTGGATAGTAAGTCGGGTCGTGATGTAGTGGATATCATGCAACGGTTGGCTAAACAGCAGAGCTGCACGATTCTGCTGGTCACCCACGATACTCGCATTCTCGATATTGCCGATCGCATTGTGCATATGGAAGACGGTCGCTTGGCTCGGGATACGGCGCTAATAAGCAGCGAGTGA
- a CDS encoding NmrA family NAD(P)-binding protein produces MTQKILVYGANGSQAGLAAQALLDSGFQLRILTRNAAKATAWKDKGVEVVIGNMRDVDVLTRASEGCDAVFLLVPTVRGSNEEGVVFGVNAVKAAKAAGIQQLVWNTSGPIADEGSDGAKIDPGACVLRQLREAGISFLGLQPTLYMENFLGPWTTGRLAKEDVLAYPIPHDFKVQWVAARDFGVIAAAAFSAGKFPNEVIQLGGPEALDGKAAAATFSRVLDRDLTFETMAVEDFRAQLQPLVGPFIAGIVSGLYGAIQGAPDQLQPAFAMDMAPIARQYNIVLTPLERWIEQHKAVFKVASSKK; encoded by the coding sequence ATGACACAAAAAATCCTTGTCTATGGGGCCAATGGTTCACAGGCTGGCCTGGCGGCGCAAGCCTTGCTAGATAGCGGTTTCCAGCTTCGAATCTTGACCCGCAACGCCGCTAAAGCGACAGCTTGGAAAGACAAAGGTGTCGAGGTCGTGATTGGCAATATGCGGGATGTTGATGTGCTGACGCGCGCCAGCGAAGGCTGTGACGCTGTTTTTCTGCTGGTGCCGACCGTTCGTGGGTCGAATGAGGAAGGGGTGGTTTTCGGCGTTAATGCAGTCAAGGCTGCAAAAGCCGCTGGCATTCAGCAACTTGTTTGGAACACCAGTGGCCCGATTGCCGATGAGGGGTCTGACGGGGCGAAAATAGATCCTGGTGCGTGCGTTTTACGTCAGTTACGTGAGGCCGGTATTTCATTCCTCGGCTTGCAGCCGACACTGTATATGGAGAATTTCCTCGGTCCCTGGACAACCGGACGCCTGGCCAAAGAAGACGTGTTGGCTTATCCAATTCCGCACGACTTTAAGGTGCAGTGGGTCGCTGCGAGGGATTTTGGGGTCATTGCGGCAGCCGCTTTCAGTGCAGGTAAATTCCCTAACGAGGTCATTCAACTGGGTGGCCCTGAGGCGTTGGATGGAAAGGCGGCTGCAGCGACATTTAGCCGGGTATTAGACCGCGACCTGACCTTTGAGACTATGGCTGTTGAAGATTTTCGGGCTCAGCTTCAGCCACTGGTTGGGCCGTTTATTGCTGGCATCGTCTCAGGGCTTTATGGTGCGATTCAAGGAGCCCCTGATCAGCTTCAACCGGCATTCGCGATGGACATGGCTCCGATCGCCAGACAGTACAATATCGTGTTGACCCCCCTTGAACGATGGATTGAGCAGCACAAAGCGGTGTTTAAGGTCGCGAGTTCGAAAAAGTGA
- a CDS encoding DUF2461 domain-containing protein, whose amino-acid sequence MINPSLLNFLQDLAQNNNRAWFQDHKENYTSLNREFTHYLTTIAQHIAHFDSAIRTRLGDPKTIKIFRIYRDTRFSKDKTPYKINFSGAIAASTHVGQPVYYLSVEPGNSFAGGGVYMPPSEILNSLREKIDEDYKTLEKILTSEPFKMIFPQGLDRHGELKTAPRGYSKEHPAIHFLRLKSFVSIRHFSDAEITREHFTDALIETYEALNQLNAYLQI is encoded by the coding sequence TTGATTAATCCATCGCTTTTGAATTTTCTTCAAGACTTAGCCCAAAATAATAACCGTGCTTGGTTTCAAGACCATAAAGAAAACTATACGTCTTTAAATAGAGAGTTTACTCACTATCTGACAACGATAGCCCAACACATTGCCCACTTTGATTCAGCCATTCGTACTAGGCTGGGTGATCCCAAAACGATCAAGATTTTTCGAATATATCGGGACACAAGATTCTCTAAAGATAAAACACCCTATAAAATCAATTTTAGTGGCGCGATCGCAGCGAGTACTCATGTAGGGCAACCCGTTTATTATCTCAGTGTTGAACCCGGCAATAGCTTTGCTGGAGGGGGAGTATACATGCCGCCTTCTGAAATTCTCAACTCTCTGCGAGAAAAAATTGATGAAGATTATAAAACCCTTGAAAAAATTCTAACCAGTGAGCCATTCAAAATGATATTTCCGCAGGGGCTCGATCGCCATGGAGAGTTAAAAACGGCTCCTCGGGGATACAGTAAAGAGCACCCGGCCATTCATTTCTTACGACTGAAGAGTTTTGTGTCTATTCGTCACTTCAGCGATGCTGAAATCACCCGCGAACACTTTACAGATGCATTGATTGAAACCTATGAAGCCCTCAATCAGCTGAATGCTTATTTACAGATCTAA
- a CDS encoding FtsX-like permease family protein yields MKLPSPKALFKRFCQEPPLGWAQLSHQKVRLLVALTGVAFADILIFTMLGFQDMLFEGSTFVHKHLRADLVLIGQRTEALYFGRPFSRSHLYQADAVEGIASADPFYLEGGWWVNPWTREVTEVIVLAFDPARPVLDLPEVNEQLDQIKLANVVLLDRKSQPKLGPVAETLERGETVTTELAGHRIKVGGLFTLGSSIFAKGHLITSDWNFLRLYGSDSLDTVSLGALTLEPNADLDTVRQALETQLPEEVKVLTPEEFIQSEITFYAKDPAGVIFNFGAIMGLIVGIVIVNQVLYSDVNDHLPEYATLKAMGYSDRSLLAVVFQEAIILALLGFLPGYAVSLGMYELLAVLTNIPITMRSAVALQVFVATVAMCMISAAIAMRKLRAADPADVF; encoded by the coding sequence ATGAAACTTCCTTCTCCCAAGGCTTTATTCAAACGATTTTGTCAGGAACCTCCGCTGGGTTGGGCACAGCTCAGCCATCAAAAAGTGCGGTTACTGGTGGCCCTAACCGGGGTTGCCTTTGCCGACATTTTGATTTTCACCATGCTGGGCTTCCAGGACATGCTGTTTGAGGGCTCGACCTTTGTCCATAAGCATTTGCGAGCTGACCTGGTGCTCATTGGCCAGCGCACTGAGGCGCTGTACTTTGGGCGACCCTTCTCCCGGAGTCATTTATATCAGGCCGATGCTGTTGAAGGCATTGCCTCGGCAGACCCGTTTTATCTGGAAGGCGGTTGGTGGGTAAACCCCTGGACTCGGGAAGTCACTGAGGTGATCGTGCTGGCCTTTGACCCGGCTCGGCCAGTGTTAGATTTGCCCGAAGTCAACGAGCAACTCGATCAGATTAAGTTGGCCAACGTGGTTTTGCTCGATCGCAAATCTCAACCCAAGCTGGGGCCGGTTGCGGAGACCCTGGAGCGAGGAGAAACCGTCACCACTGAACTGGCGGGGCATCGCATTAAAGTCGGAGGGCTGTTTACTCTGGGGAGCAGTATTTTTGCCAAAGGCCATCTGATTACCAGCGACTGGAACTTCCTGCGCTTATACGGCTCAGACAGCCTGGATACGGTTAGTTTGGGTGCACTTACTCTGGAACCCAATGCTGACCTCGACACGGTTCGACAAGCCCTTGAGACTCAATTGCCTGAAGAAGTGAAGGTACTCACCCCGGAAGAGTTTATCCAATCTGAGATTACCTTCTACGCCAAAGACCCCGCCGGAGTCATCTTCAACTTTGGGGCCATTATGGGGCTTATTGTCGGCATCGTGATTGTCAACCAGGTGCTGTACTCCGACGTGAACGATCATCTCCCGGAATACGCCACCCTCAAGGCCATGGGATATTCCGATCGCAGCCTGCTAGCAGTGGTCTTTCAAGAAGCCATCATCCTGGCGCTACTGGGTTTCCTCCCCGGCTATGCCGTCTCCCTAGGCATGTACGAACTGCTAGCCGTCTTAACCAACATCCCAATTACCATGCGCTCTGCAGTGGCCCTGCAGGTATTTGTCGCAACCGTTGCCATGTGCATGATTTCAGCCGCCATTGCCATGCGAAAACTGCGCGCCGCTGACCCAGCTGACGTTTTTTAG
- a CDS encoding TatD family hydrolase, with protein sequence MLPNTLMVIDPHVHMTSRTTYDYLVMKEYGIVAVIEPAFWLGQPRTHVGTFQDYFNSLIGWERFRAAQFGIRHYCTISINPKEANNEALADQVMDLLPLYACKEGVVAIGEIGFDEMTEAEEKYFRVQLELAKELDKLVLVHTPHRNKKAGTNRSMDLCLEHGLDPLQVVIDHANEETVEAVLNRGFWCAFSIYPNTKMGNERMVDLVKRYGSDRILINSAADWGISDPLAVPKTAQLMLANGIPADQITAVCYGNALKAYGQSGEIKEEDWLHPPAIDQRQLYDGNSVLRGQVPTVYDPAQESLIIR encoded by the coding sequence ATGCTGCCAAACACCCTGATGGTCATTGACCCCCACGTTCACATGACCTCGCGCACAACCTATGACTATCTCGTGATGAAAGAGTATGGGATCGTTGCGGTGATTGAACCCGCGTTTTGGTTGGGGCAACCGCGCACCCATGTGGGCACGTTTCAAGACTATTTCAACAGTCTGATTGGCTGGGAGCGTTTCCGAGCTGCGCAATTTGGCATTCGCCACTACTGCACCATTTCTATCAACCCCAAGGAGGCCAATAACGAAGCCCTTGCAGATCAGGTGATGGACCTGTTACCGCTGTATGCCTGCAAAGAGGGAGTTGTGGCGATCGGAGAAATTGGCTTTGATGAAATGACTGAGGCCGAAGAAAAGTACTTTCGCGTGCAGCTAGAACTGGCGAAGGAACTTGACAAACTGGTTCTGGTGCATACGCCGCATCGGAATAAGAAAGCGGGCACCAACCGCAGTATGGACCTTTGCCTGGAACATGGCCTCGACCCGTTGCAGGTGGTGATTGATCATGCTAATGAAGAAACGGTAGAAGCAGTGCTAAATCGGGGGTTCTGGTGTGCCTTTTCCATCTACCCCAATACCAAGATGGGAAATGAGCGCATGGTGGATTTGGTGAAGCGATATGGCAGCGATCGCATCCTGATTAACAGCGCTGCAGATTGGGGCATCAGTGACCCCCTTGCAGTTCCTAAAACTGCCCAGCTCATGTTGGCCAATGGCATCCCTGCAGATCAGATAACAGCGGTGTGCTACGGCAATGCACTCAAGGCATACGGCCAAAGCGGTGAGATCAAGGAAGAGGACTGGCTGCATCCGCCTGCCATTGATCAGCGGCAGCTCTATGACGGCAACTCTGTTTTACGCGGTCAGGTGCCGACCGTGTATGACCCCGCGCAAGAATCCCTGATTATCCGCTAA
- a CDS encoding pentapeptide repeat-containing protein → MNTDELLNRYADGERQFPGADLNGASLYRANLEGIVLTGASLMGANLSGANLAGADLSQANMIGVNLSAADLRATHLKGAELIGANLGGAKLGKANLVGVTLNGANLSAANLSGVNLSTASLVRANLAGVVLSAALLKKADMSGANLSHASLVEADLSETNLQEANLAGANLGKAILQGVSLKNTNLRGSNLQEANLSSANLSGANWSEKHWQEANLAGAILPDGTTQAAALP, encoded by the coding sequence ATGAACACAGATGAATTACTCAATCGATATGCGGACGGAGAACGCCAGTTCCCAGGGGCTGACCTGAATGGAGCCAGCTTATACCGAGCCAACCTGGAAGGTATCGTCCTCACAGGGGCAAGTTTGATGGGTGCCAATCTGAGTGGTGCGAACCTCGCCGGAGCAGATCTCAGTCAGGCCAATATGATTGGGGTCAACCTCAGCGCGGCTGATCTGAGAGCAACGCATTTAAAAGGTGCAGAGTTGATCGGGGCCAACCTGGGAGGGGCAAAACTGGGTAAGGCCAATCTGGTTGGTGTGACGTTGAATGGTGCGAACCTGAGTGCCGCCAATTTGAGCGGGGTCAATCTCAGTACGGCCTCTTTGGTGAGGGCAAATTTGGCAGGGGTTGTCCTCAGTGCAGCCCTGTTGAAGAAGGCCGATATGTCAGGGGCAAATTTAAGTCATGCCAGCCTAGTTGAGGCAGATTTAAGCGAGACCAATTTACAGGAAGCGAACTTAGCGGGTGCCAATTTAGGCAAGGCGATATTGCAAGGGGTAAGTCTGAAAAATACGAACCTGAGAGGAAGCAATTTACAGGAAGCCAATCTCAGTTCTGCGAACCTCAGTGGGGCCAATTGGTCAGAAAAGCATTGGCAAGAGGCGAACTTAGCAGGGGCAATTCTGCCTGATGGCACCACACAAGCCGCCGCCTTGCCTTAA
- a CDS encoding HlyD family efflux transporter periplasmic adaptor subunit, translated as MGNILHSKPRARYWMVGTALVLILGSVGAYLILSKGQDQGQSQDAIVAAAPAKAVTALGRLEPQGEVIKLSVVNAEDSRVNQLLVEEGEWVKADQVIAILQGLDKKQAELAEARQNVTIYQARLAQLEAGEAKVAELVAQQAAIDELEAQLRIETIERQAEIASADAEFRNAEQNYQRYQALHQEGAIETAALDDRHETFETTLANLNEAEAHLENTVSTLQERIRQEQASLNKLKEVRPVDRQVVQAELDHAIAQVARIEAELEDFYVRVPVAGQILKINTRVGEQVNTSEGIVELGRTNQMYAIAEVYETDVGRVQPGQRATVISEHGGFDGEIHGAIDHIGMQIKKQDVLEADPAADKDARVVEVKIRIDPEDNDRVAGLTNLQVRITIDLALREGQR; from the coding sequence ATGGGTAATATCCTTCATTCCAAACCACGCGCTCGTTATTGGATGGTAGGCACTGCCTTGGTTTTAATCCTGGGCTCAGTGGGTGCCTATCTCATTCTTTCTAAGGGTCAAGATCAGGGGCAGTCTCAAGACGCCATTGTTGCCGCTGCCCCCGCAAAAGCCGTCACCGCCTTAGGGCGATTAGAACCGCAAGGCGAGGTGATTAAGCTTTCGGTGGTCAATGCTGAGGACAGTCGAGTCAATCAACTCCTGGTAGAAGAAGGGGAGTGGGTGAAAGCCGACCAGGTGATTGCCATTCTTCAGGGTTTAGATAAGAAACAAGCAGAGCTGGCAGAAGCACGGCAGAATGTCACAATTTACCAGGCGAGATTGGCACAACTTGAGGCTGGGGAAGCCAAAGTCGCTGAACTTGTGGCGCAACAGGCTGCCATTGACGAACTTGAGGCCCAGCTTCGGATTGAAACCATTGAGCGGCAAGCTGAGATTGCCAGTGCGGATGCTGAGTTTCGCAATGCTGAGCAAAACTATCAGCGGTATCAAGCGCTGCACCAGGAAGGCGCGATCGAGACGGCAGCCTTGGACGATCGCCACGAGACCTTTGAAACCACGCTCGCCAACTTAAATGAAGCCGAAGCTCACTTAGAAAATACGGTATCAACCCTGCAAGAACGCATTCGGCAAGAACAAGCCTCGCTGAACAAACTTAAGGAAGTGCGCCCAGTTGATCGGCAGGTCGTGCAGGCTGAATTGGATCATGCGATCGCTCAAGTCGCCCGCATTGAGGCTGAGCTGGAAGACTTTTATGTGCGGGTTCCCGTGGCGGGGCAGATTTTGAAAATCAATACCCGTGTCGGTGAGCAGGTGAATACCAGCGAAGGCATCGTGGAATTAGGCCGCACTAACCAGATGTATGCGATCGCAGAGGTCTACGAAACTGATGTCGGGCGAGTGCAGCCAGGACAGCGGGCTACCGTGATTAGCGAGCACGGCGGCTTTGACGGTGAAATTCACGGCGCGATCGACCACATTGGCATGCAAATTAAGAAGCAAGACGTCCTGGAGGCTGACCCCGCTGCGGATAAAGATGCCCGCGTCGTCGAAGTCAAAATCCGGATTGATCCGGAGGATAACGATAGGGTTGCGGGTCTCACCAATCTGCAAGTCCGCATCACGATTGATTTAGCGTTGAGAGAGGGGCAGCGATGA
- a CDS encoding MFS transporter codes for MVKSPLKLPNFRHLWIGLSLLSSAERVWLVALTWLVLQETGSSLILGLVLMAGTIPSALFILIGGAMSDRFPPHRVATIAAVVDTSLAGIMVALLLLNAFSIPILVVIAVVEGIADAFLYPSVMATLPRVVKKSQLATANTLAEGSDQLTGIVGPALAGVSVASLGIPLTFAVGTVLSGLGSAFLACIHSRGWSRSPDSHQPQTLGSEIWEGLRYAWNNPALRTLLLIVAMLNFAAAGPLMIGCAELVRLRFGGEVVIFGYLEAAAGLGALVGVLIAGNFDSSHTPNRVLTLLACGLGAGLFTLGVINQVWLAYGVLAFMGLGGALVEILTLVWCQRQTAAHLQGRVMGLLIFADVALEPLSQAVSGFLSEISLTLLFTAAGGALWVTGIVTGFSQMVRNPQL; via the coding sequence ATGGTGAAATCACCGCTAAAGTTGCCCAATTTCCGACACCTTTGGATTGGGCTCAGTCTGCTATCGAGCGCAGAACGCGTGTGGCTTGTTGCCTTAACTTGGCTGGTTTTACAAGAGACGGGTTCGAGTCTGATCCTGGGTCTGGTTTTGATGGCAGGAACCATTCCCAGTGCACTATTCATTCTGATTGGGGGGGCCATGAGCGATCGCTTCCCGCCCCATCGAGTAGCCACCATTGCTGCCGTTGTCGATACTAGCCTGGCTGGAATCATGGTAGCGCTCCTGCTTTTAAATGCCTTCAGTATCCCGATTTTGGTGGTGATTGCGGTGGTTGAAGGCATTGCCGATGCCTTTTTGTATCCGTCAGTGATGGCAACGTTACCTCGGGTCGTGAAAAAGTCTCAGTTAGCAACAGCCAACACGCTGGCAGAAGGCAGCGATCAGCTGACCGGTATTGTCGGCCCGGCTTTGGCCGGAGTGTCAGTTGCCTCGCTGGGGATTCCCCTCACCTTTGCAGTGGGCACAGTGCTATCGGGGTTGGGGAGTGCCTTTCTTGCCTGCATCCATTCTCGTGGGTGGAGCCGTTCTCCAGATTCCCACCAGCCGCAAACCCTGGGGAGCGAAATTTGGGAGGGACTACGCTACGCCTGGAACAATCCAGCGCTCCGTACCCTGTTGCTGATTGTGGCTATGCTCAATTTTGCGGCGGCTGGGCCGCTGATGATTGGGTGTGCCGAGTTGGTTAGACTCCGCTTTGGTGGCGAGGTCGTGATTTTTGGTTATCTGGAAGCGGCGGCTGGGTTAGGGGCACTGGTAGGGGTACTGATTGCGGGCAACTTCGATTCGTCGCACACTCCCAATCGTGTCTTAACCCTGCTGGCTTGTGGCCTGGGGGCAGGGTTGTTTACGTTGGGGGTCATTAATCAGGTTTGGCTGGCTTATGGGGTACTGGCGTTCATGGGGTTGGGTGGGGCGTTGGTCGAAATCCTGACCCTTGTTTGGTGTCAACGGCAGACGGCTGCCCATTTGCAGGGGCGAGTAATGGGGCTGCTCATTTTTGCCGATGTAGCGCTAGAACCGCTGTCACAAGCCGTGTCTGGTTTTTTAAGTGAAATTAGCCTGACCCTTTTATTCACAGCGGCAGGCGGTGCTCTTTGGGTGACGGGTATCGTTACTGGCTTTAGTCAGATGGTTCGAAACCCGCAACTTTAA
- a CDS encoding pentapeptide repeat-containing protein, which yields MEQDELLQRYAAGERDFSQVNLTGANLAGTKLSGINLIRSDLSHAQLNTANLSGAFLVMADLTAADLQRATLIVANLSGAQLPGANLSQANLCEAVLTGTLLSKANLSAASLEGAILAGANLAQANLHKANLRGANLYGADLQEADLSQANLTRANLRGANLHGTILPEGQLQGSIAQ from the coding sequence ATGGAACAGGATGAGCTGTTGCAGCGCTACGCAGCTGGAGAACGAGATTTCAGCCAGGTGAATCTGACAGGCGCAAACTTAGCTGGGACAAAACTGAGCGGCATTAACTTGATTCGGTCTGATTTGTCCCATGCCCAATTGAACACGGCTAATTTGAGCGGGGCCTTTCTCGTGATGGCGGATCTGACGGCGGCTGATTTGCAGCGTGCCACCTTGATCGTGGCCAATCTCAGCGGAGCCCAGTTGCCAGGGGCTAATCTCAGTCAGGCCAATCTTTGTGAAGCCGTTTTGACTGGAACCCTACTGTCAAAGGCCAATTTATCAGCCGCCAGCCTAGAAGGGGCGATCTTGGCGGGGGCAAATTTAGCACAGGCGAATCTGCACAAGGCTAACCTGCGCGGCGCTAATCTCTACGGGGCTGATTTGCAAGAGGCAGACCTGAGTCAGGCCAATCTCACGCGAGCCAACTTGCGCGGGGCTAACTTGCACGGAACGATTTTGCCGGAGGGTCAGCTTCAGGGCTCAATCGCTCAATAA
- a CDS encoding IS110 family transposase has product MSPNPPKPLEVIAAHAAGIDVGAAEHWVCVPTGDDRCVRCFGCYTRDLEAIADWLESYRVSTVAMESTGVYWLPLFEVLESRGFEVCLVNARHLKSVPGRKSDMLDCQWLQQLHSYGLLQGSFHPAPAMRVLRSYIRHREKLVRSGIVHIQRMQKALEQMNVQLHRVISDITGKTGLSILQAMIAGERDPVKLAQLRDPRIKSSPEEIAAALTGTYREDLLFVLRQEMGLYQTYQRHIQQCDQQIEAYLKQLEAQRDSPPRPPLPPSTSKRKKPKGNAPAFDLRSYLYQLSGVDFTQVDGLDALSVVNILSEVGLDPSRFPSSKHFTSWLGLSPGSRISGGKVLSSRTRKVVNRAATAFRIAAQTLYRSDSALGAFYRRLKSRLGPAKAITATAHKLARIFYRLWRDGTAYEDPGADVYEKRYRQRLVKNLQRKAHSLGLMLVTDTRADLVPESVS; this is encoded by the coding sequence ATGTCCCCTAATCCTCCGAAGCCGCTTGAGGTGATAGCGGCTCACGCGGCCGGTATTGATGTCGGTGCAGCCGAGCATTGGGTCTGTGTGCCCACCGGTGATGATAGGTGCGTCCGGTGCTTCGGCTGCTATACCCGCGACCTAGAAGCCATCGCCGATTGGCTAGAGTCGTATAGGGTGAGCACGGTCGCGATGGAATCAACCGGCGTCTACTGGCTGCCCCTATTCGAGGTGCTGGAAAGTCGAGGCTTCGAGGTTTGCCTGGTGAATGCCCGTCATCTCAAGAGTGTGCCAGGACGCAAAAGCGATATGCTCGATTGTCAATGGTTGCAGCAACTCCATAGCTACGGCTTGCTGCAAGGGTCTTTTCATCCCGCACCAGCGATGCGAGTTTTGCGCAGCTATATCCGTCACCGGGAGAAGCTGGTGCGCAGTGGCATCGTCCATATTCAGCGGATGCAGAAGGCCCTGGAGCAGATGAATGTGCAACTGCATCGAGTGATTAGCGACATTACGGGCAAAACGGGCCTGAGCATTCTCCAGGCAATGATTGCGGGCGAGCGGGACCCGGTGAAGCTGGCCCAGTTGCGAGACCCGCGTATCAAAAGCTCGCCGGAGGAGATAGCGGCGGCTTTGACAGGAACTTATCGCGAAGACCTGCTGTTTGTCTTAAGGCAGGAGATGGGGTTGTACCAAACCTACCAGCGTCACATTCAGCAGTGCGACCAGCAAATCGAAGCTTACCTCAAGCAGTTGGAAGCCCAGAGAGACAGTCCGCCGCGTCCGCCGTTACCGCCCTCTACCTCGAAGCGCAAAAAACCGAAGGGGAATGCGCCTGCCTTTGACCTGCGGAGTTATCTTTACCAGCTCAGTGGGGTAGATTTCACTCAAGTGGATGGTCTCGATGCCCTCTCAGTGGTCAATATCCTCTCCGAAGTGGGGCTTGACCCTTCCCGCTTTCCCTCCAGCAAGCACTTTACCTCTTGGTTGGGCCTCTCACCTGGCTCGCGCATCTCGGGGGGCAAGGTGCTCAGTTCTCGCACCCGCAAGGTGGTCAACCGCGCTGCCACTGCTTTTCGCATTGCAGCCCAGACCCTCTACCGCTCAGATTCAGCCTTAGGCGCTTTTTACCGACGCTTGAAAAGTCGCTTAGGGCCAGCCAAAGCCATTACGGCGACAGCCCACAAATTAGCTCGCATCTTCTATAGACTCTGGCGCGACGGCACTGCCTACGAAGACCCCGGGGCCGATGTCTATGAAAAACGCTATCGGCAACGACTGGTCAAAAACTTACAACGAAAAGCTCACAGCCTTGGCCTCATGCTTGTTACAGACACTAGGGCTGACCTTGTCCCGGAGAGTGTTTCTTAG
- a CDS encoding DUF3796 domain-containing protein, whose amino-acid sequence MNNSNRKKFWLGFLGFLGFLGFQGFVQDIPPLLFYFSFFSFFSAFRYVREELKYLGLLGVVGFIVAVLGVLGIIPV is encoded by the coding sequence ATGAACAACTCAAATCGAAAGAAGTTCTGGCTAGGATTTCTGGGATTTCTAGGATTCCTAGGGTTTCAAGGGTTTGTTCAAGATATTCCTCCCTTGCTATTTTATTTTTCGTTCTTTTCTTTTTTTAGTGCCTTTCGCTATGTGAGAGAAGAGTTAAAGTACCTTGGACTGCTAGGCGTGGTCGGATTTATCGTCGCGGTACTGGGTGTCCTAGGTATCATTCCAGTCTGA
- the eboA gene encoding EboA family metabolite traffic protein encodes MVAKILHVVTAPPNLSPYAKQLHTWLTKQLEKSALAWLGQAVQQLSESASERVLFTHFSAASRQVGKADLVLTEGDLRMAQALRPGWAPGQWSVDQAARTLLLLTFPSQEATRYVAALEKLFSAADVAEQVALYQSLPLLPHPDLFTARAIDGLRTHITVVFNAIALQNPFPADYLNGAAWNQMVLKALFVGSPLSQIHGLDRRANARLAQMLSDYAHERWAADRTVNPQLWRLIGPFAEGDLIADLARVLSHGKSFEQQAAALACASARTLEAKALLDQVPTLRQQIADGQLTWGSFSHNHR; translated from the coding sequence ATGGTTGCCAAGATTCTGCACGTTGTCACCGCACCGCCTAATCTCAGCCCGTATGCCAAACAGCTGCATACCTGGTTAACAAAGCAGTTAGAAAAGTCGGCCCTCGCCTGGCTTGGCCAGGCGGTGCAACAATTATCGGAGAGTGCCTCAGAACGGGTTTTGTTTACCCACTTCAGTGCCGCTTCGCGTCAGGTGGGGAAGGCCGATCTAGTATTGACCGAAGGTGATTTAAGGATGGCCCAGGCGCTGCGGCCTGGGTGGGCCCCCGGGCAATGGAGTGTAGATCAGGCAGCGCGAACCCTCCTGCTGCTAACCTTTCCATCCCAGGAGGCAACTCGCTATGTGGCTGCTTTGGAAAAGCTGTTTTCAGCGGCGGATGTGGCTGAGCAGGTCGCTTTATATCAAAGCTTGCCGCTTCTTCCCCATCCGGACTTATTCACGGCGCGGGCGATTGATGGGTTGCGCACCCACATCACGGTTGTGTTTAATGCGATCGCACTGCAGAATCCCTTCCCGGCTGATTATCTCAATGGAGCTGCCTGGAACCAAATGGTGCTCAAGGCGCTATTTGTTGGCAGTCCTTTGAGTCAGATTCACGGGCTTGACCGGCGAGCGAATGCCAGGCTGGCTCAGATGTTATCTGACTATGCCCATGAACGATGGGCTGCAGATCGCACCGTGAACCCGCAGTTGTGGCGACTGATAGGGCCTTTCGCGGAGGGCGACCTGATTGCAGATTTAGCGCGGGTATTGAGCCATGGCAAATCTTTTGAGCAGCAGGCGGCTGCCCTGGCCTGCGCCAGCGCTCGGACATTAGAGGCCAAGGCGTTGCTCGATCAAGTGCCCACCCTGAGGCAACAAATCGCCGACGGACAGCTCACTTGGGGCAGCTTCAGCCACAACCACCGATAA